A region from the Pungitius pungitius chromosome 16, fPunPun2.1, whole genome shotgun sequence genome encodes:
- the LOC134106200 gene encoding serine/threonine-protein kinase pim-1-like, with amino-acid sequence MFVSAEELEAKYEQLGLLGAGGCGNVYAGLRRADNLPVAIKHILNDNVHCTHTDDEGNTISIEIAIMLQLAAESEGASPYLTLLDWYQLEGKLVMVIERPIPAMDLFDHIMAKGGSVKEKEAKIILRQLVDAALDLENKNIFHRDIKVENILIETSSNVPRVRVIDFGLSCYDDKKETYHEFFGTLFTPEVHFNAGYRAGSTTVFQIGAVLYNTLHKFEIFNTLKFFSKCQGLPKRISKNCKDFLQMCLRIDPNERPTLEQLKNHPWLKIC; translated from the exons atgtttgtgtctgcagaagagtTGGAGGCCAAATATGAGCAACTGGGCCTCCTCGGTGCAGGAGGATGTGGAAATGTGTACGCCGGCCTCCGCAGGGCCGACAACCTTCCC GTTGCCATCAAACACATCCTGAATGATAACGTCCACTGCACACATACG GACGACGAAGGCAACACAATTTCCATAGAGATCGCCATCATGTTGCAGCTGGCGGCCGAATCCGAGGGGGCATCGCCATACCTTACCCTGCTGGACTGGTACCAGTTGGAGGGGAAGCTGGTGATGGTGATCGAGAGGCCCATCCCCGCTATGGATTTATTTGACCATATCATGGCCAAAGGAGGCTCCGTGAAGGAAAAAGAAGCCAAG ATCATACTGAGGCAGCTGGTCGATGCGGCGCTCGATCTGGAgaacaagaacattttccaccggGACATAAAGGTGGAGAACATCCTGATTGAGACTAGTTCGAATGTCCCACGTGTTCGCGTCATCGACTTTGGTCTGAGCTGTTACGACGATAAGAAAGAGACCTATCATGAGTTCTTCG gaACTCTGTTCACCCCAGAGGTTCACTTTAACGCTGGGTACAGAGCAGGATCCACCACAGTGTTTCAGATTGGAGCCGTGCTGTACAACACCCTCCACAAATTCGAAATATTCAACACGTTGAAGTTCTTTTCAAAGTGTCAGGGTCTCCCCAAAAGAATCTCCAAGA ACTGCAAAGACTTCCTCCAGATGTGCCTGAGAATCGACCCCAACGAACGTCCCACCCTGGAGCAGCTGAAGAATCACCCGTGGCTCAAAATCTGCTAA